From the Drosophila suzukii chromosome 2 unlocalized genomic scaffold, CBGP_Dsuzu_IsoJpt1.0 scf_2c, whole genome shotgun sequence genome, one window contains:
- the LOC139354401 gene encoding uncharacterized protein, giving the protein MYDNKGNRIAISSVFGWEPEDEQAEKHFLATHSRDEKGKYVVELPFNTESPEFGETLHGALKRFIYLMREYISLGHMRPIFLKDAKVRKPRISKGYICLFVCMVTSAIHLELAKDLTTETFLAALRRFISLRGKCRKIYSDNGTNFIGAKLSLNEMQELLSSQRHKDIVTSTLADDGIQWVLIPPRAPHWGGKWESVNAHLTDAHLACSNQRSDKFTPLWYTSDTKNNYLSPAHFLIGRPLTTVPDPDLSHIPVGRLGYWQSIQVMPQGFWKKWHQEYLTTLQQRPKWTTSTPNLSIDDVVLVKESNTPPASWHIARVMETYPGKDNLVRAIKLKTLTGEMTRPITKIAVLPSSETVFQGGPGRCYDGVFL; this is encoded by the exons ATGTACGACAACAAAGGTAATCGTATTGCTATTTCGTCGGTATTCGGATGG GAACCGGAAGACGAACAGGCCGAGAAGCACTTTCTCGCCACCCACAGTCGCGATGAAAAGGGAAAGTATGTCGTTGAGCTTCCATTCAACACGGAAAGTCCTGAGTTCGGAGAAACTCTACATGGAGCTCTCAAACGTTTCATATACCTTATGCGGGAGTATATCAGTCTGGGGCACATGC GTCCAATCTTTCTGAAGGATGCCAAAGTTCGTAAGCCACGAATCAGCAAGGGCTACATTTGCCTGTTTGTCTGCATGGTCACCTCGGCCATACATCTGGAACTTGCCAAAGACCTGACAACAGAAACCTTCTTGGCTGCCTTGCGGCGCTTCATATCCCTACGTGGCAAGTGTAGGAAGATCTACAGCGACAACGGAACTAACTTTATTGGAGCTAAGCTATCCCTCAACGAAATGCAAGAATTGCTTTCATCACAACGACATAAGGACATCGTGACATCCACTCTGGCGGATGATGGAATTCAATGGGTACTAATTCCCCCAAGAGCTCCACATTGGGGAGGGAAATGGGAGTCGGTCAACGCTCACCTCACAGATGCGCACCTTGCTTGCTCAAATCAGCGCAGTGATAAATTCACGCCCCTCTGGTACACATCGGATACGAAAAACAACTACTTATCACCCGCCCACTTCTTAATTGGGCGACCGTTAACCACCGTGCCAGATCCAGACTTAAGCCACATCCCTGTGGGCCGTTTAGGATATTGGCAAAGCATCCAGGTTATGCCTCAAGGATTCTGGAAGAAATGGCATCAGGAGTACCTGACTACTCTGCAACAACGTCCGAAATGGACCACTTCAACACCCAACCTCTCGATCGATGATGTAGTTCTCGTTAAGGAGTCTAATACACCACCAGCATCTTGGCACATCGCACGGGTTATGGAAACCTATCCAGGGAAGGACAACCTCGTTCGAGCAATCAAATTGAAGACCCTAACAGGAGAGATGACCAGGCCAATCACGAAGATTGCCGTTTTGCCCAGTTCAGAAACTGTGTTTCAGGGCGGGCCGGGACGCTGCTACGACGGCGTCTTTTTATGA